In Microbacterium lushaniae, the following are encoded in one genomic region:
- a CDS encoding DUF3105 domain-containing protein has translation MTPPSRPADRRESGNPATQAHINQTVKQQREQKRQEKLAEYQRQLAKRRRSKVVWWVVGSTAALAVVALVVASFVFAPRSAPTYGALDSAGAEIEGVETFENDTTHVEEPVDYPQTPPAGGPHSSAWLNCGIYTEPQKNENAVHSLEHGAIWVTYDAAALSDDDLAALKAHLPSTYVILSPYEGLDSPIVLSAWNNQLSLDSASDERIPEFFEEYWRSQNVPEPNASCSGALDGPGKL, from the coding sequence ATGACTCCTCCGTCACGCCCCGCCGATCGCCGTGAGAGCGGGAACCCCGCCACGCAGGCGCACATCAACCAGACCGTCAAGCAGCAGCGCGAGCAGAAGCGCCAGGAGAAGCTCGCAGAATATCAGCGCCAGCTCGCAAAGCGCCGCCGCAGCAAGGTCGTGTGGTGGGTGGTCGGCTCCACCGCCGCGCTGGCCGTCGTCGCCCTCGTCGTGGCGTCCTTCGTCTTCGCGCCCCGCAGCGCGCCCACGTACGGCGCTCTGGACAGCGCCGGCGCAGAGATCGAGGGGGTCGAGACCTTCGAGAACGACACCACGCACGTGGAGGAGCCCGTCGACTACCCGCAGACGCCTCCGGCGGGCGGCCCGCACAGCTCGGCGTGGCTGAACTGCGGCATCTACACCGAGCCGCAGAAGAACGAGAACGCGGTGCATTCGCTCGAGCACGGCGCCATCTGGGTCACGTACGACGCCGCCGCGCTGTCGGACGACGACCTGGCTGCCCTGAAGGCGCACCTGCCCTCCACCTACGTCATCCTGTCGCCGTACGAGGGGCTGGACTCCCCCATCGTGCTCAGCGCGTGGAACAACCAGCTCTCCCTCGACTCGGCCTCGGATGAGCGCATCCCGGAGTTCTTCGAGGAGTACTGGCGGAGCCAGAACGTCCCCGAGCCCAACGCGAGCTGCTCGGGCGCCCTGGACGGCCCCGGCAAGCTCTGA
- a CDS encoding DUF305 domain-containing protein, producing MTDPDTAPAPRRVAPWVVVLLVAVAVAAVAFAIGRFSAFGATAAPEHPSTTSAEAGFARDMQVHHGQAVQMAMEIHRKTDDPQLRVLAYDMATAQAGQRGEMYGWLVNWGLPQAGGPLMAWMADSSAHDHAGAPESADPEEQMGMATPAQLAQLQDATGAEADCLFLELMIRHHGGAIPMAEAVVELGSDARVDAVAEGMIAAQTGEIAAMESMAARLGCAG from the coding sequence ATGACCGACCCCGACACCGCGCCGGCGCCGAGACGGGTGGCGCCGTGGGTCGTGGTGCTGCTGGTCGCGGTGGCGGTCGCGGCCGTCGCCTTCGCGATCGGCCGCTTCAGCGCGTTCGGGGCCACCGCCGCCCCGGAGCATCCGTCCACCACGTCCGCCGAGGCCGGATTCGCCCGTGACATGCAGGTGCATCACGGGCAGGCGGTGCAGATGGCGATGGAGATCCACCGCAAGACCGACGACCCCCAGCTGCGGGTGCTGGCCTACGACATGGCCACCGCGCAGGCCGGGCAGCGGGGCGAGATGTACGGGTGGCTGGTGAATTGGGGGCTGCCCCAGGCCGGCGGGCCGCTCATGGCGTGGATGGCGGACTCCTCCGCTCACGACCATGCCGGCGCACCGGAGTCCGCAGACCCCGAGGAGCAGATGGGCATGGCCACGCCCGCCCAGCTGGCGCAGCTGCAGGACGCCACCGGCGCGGAGGCGGACTGCCTCTTCCTGGAGCTGATGATCCGCCACCACGGGGGTGCGATCCCGATGGCGGAGGCCGTCGTGGAGCTCGGCTCCGACGCCCGCGTCGACGCCGTGGCAGAGGGGATGATCGCCGCGCAGACCGGTGAGATCGCCGCGATGGAGTCGATGGCCGCCCGGCTGGGCTGCGCCGGGTAA
- a CDS encoding HAD-IC family P-type ATPase — protein MDAAPGPVAAAQADPGLDAAAVAERTAAGETNAFTPDTSRSVWNIVRANVFTLFNGIIFGCFFVLLLLGRWQDALFGAIALSNSIIGCVQEFRAKAALDRLALLNAPRARIRRDAVEGEIAPAAVVLGDLLVLRPGDQVPADAVVTQARGLQIDESMLTGEADAIDKHVGDEALSGSVVIAGDGRARVTRVGADSYANRFAGEAKRFSLVRSEVRAVVNRVLVWMGWIIGPVALLVLNAQMVVAGGWGPAWRSGRWTDAVVSTVAAITAMIPLGLVLMTSIAFAVGAARLARQQVLVNELPAVEVLARVDVVCLDKTGTLTAGDIAFDAVHAMTDAPDGVADTLAWYAAAPGANATARSLRESFPVVTPRHPVGEIGFSSARKWSAVSFRDDAGGTWVLGAPEIVLGTDGAGKATEVGRLVTTLAAAGRRTVVLARSPHALTAADVAAERLPAGLRPAAVITFRERIRPDAARTLRYFGDQGVVIRVISGDNPRTVAAVVREVGMDVGEGYDARLLPEDDDQLADVMEHNTVFGRVTPEQKKRMVRALQARGHTVAMTGDGVNDALAIKAADLGIAMGSGAAATRAVARIVLLDGRFSRLPGVVAEGRRVIANIERVSMLFFTKTAYATTLAVLFGVLLLPFPFLPRQLSITDGLTIGIPAFFLALLPNARRYVPGLLRRSLSFAVPAGLAIAAALLVYDLGARRLGMDEAAVRSGATIILAVVGIWVLAVLARPITPVKAMVVGAMFVALVAVFTVPQSTEFFELVDPGESGAWLVTVTTVTTVLVIEVVRLFHRRYLARALAGVA, from the coding sequence ATGGATGCCGCCCCCGGTCCCGTCGCGGCGGCCCAGGCGGATCCGGGGCTCGATGCCGCCGCCGTCGCCGAACGGACCGCGGCGGGGGAGACGAATGCGTTCACCCCGGACACCAGCCGCAGCGTCTGGAACATCGTCCGGGCCAACGTCTTCACGCTGTTCAACGGCATCATCTTCGGTTGCTTCTTCGTCCTGCTGCTGCTCGGACGCTGGCAGGACGCGCTGTTCGGGGCGATCGCCCTGTCCAACTCGATCATCGGATGCGTGCAGGAGTTCCGCGCGAAGGCGGCCCTGGATCGGCTTGCGCTGCTGAACGCGCCGCGCGCGCGCATCCGTCGCGATGCGGTGGAGGGCGAGATCGCGCCGGCGGCCGTCGTCCTCGGCGACCTCCTCGTGCTGCGCCCGGGCGACCAGGTTCCCGCCGACGCCGTGGTGACGCAGGCGCGCGGCCTGCAGATCGACGAATCGATGCTGACGGGCGAGGCCGACGCCATCGACAAGCACGTCGGCGATGAGGCGCTGTCGGGGTCGGTGGTGATCGCCGGCGACGGGCGGGCCCGTGTCACGCGCGTGGGGGCCGACTCCTACGCCAACCGGTTCGCCGGTGAGGCGAAACGGTTCTCCCTCGTCAGATCCGAAGTGCGTGCCGTGGTGAACCGGGTGCTGGTGTGGATGGGCTGGATCATCGGCCCCGTCGCTCTGCTCGTCCTGAACGCGCAGATGGTGGTCGCCGGCGGGTGGGGCCCGGCGTGGCGGAGCGGAAGGTGGACCGATGCCGTGGTCAGCACGGTTGCGGCGATCACCGCCATGATCCCGCTCGGCCTGGTCCTGATGACCTCGATCGCCTTCGCCGTCGGCGCGGCCAGACTCGCCCGTCAGCAGGTGCTGGTCAACGAGCTGCCCGCCGTGGAGGTGCTGGCTCGCGTGGACGTCGTCTGCCTGGACAAGACCGGGACCCTCACCGCCGGTGACATCGCCTTCGACGCCGTCCACGCGATGACGGACGCCCCCGACGGCGTGGCCGACACGCTGGCCTGGTACGCCGCCGCCCCGGGGGCCAACGCCACCGCGCGGAGCCTGCGGGAGTCCTTCCCCGTCGTCACGCCGCGTCACCCGGTGGGGGAGATCGGCTTCTCGTCCGCGCGCAAGTGGAGCGCGGTGTCGTTCCGGGACGACGCGGGCGGGACGTGGGTGCTCGGAGCCCCCGAGATCGTCCTGGGAACCGACGGCGCCGGCAAGGCGACGGAGGTCGGCCGTCTCGTCACGACGCTTGCAGCCGCCGGCCGGCGCACGGTGGTGCTCGCCCGCTCCCCGCACGCGCTCACTGCAGCAGACGTCGCCGCCGAACGGCTCCCCGCCGGTCTCCGCCCGGCGGCGGTGATCACGTTCCGCGAGCGGATCCGGCCCGACGCCGCCCGGACGCTGCGGTACTTCGGCGATCAGGGCGTGGTGATCCGGGTGATCTCCGGGGACAACCCCCGTACCGTGGCGGCGGTTGTACGGGAGGTGGGGATGGACGTCGGCGAGGGGTACGACGCCCGCCTGCTGCCCGAGGACGACGACCAGCTCGCCGATGTCATGGAGCACAACACCGTCTTCGGGCGCGTCACGCCCGAGCAGAAGAAGCGGATGGTGCGCGCGCTGCAGGCTCGCGGTCACACCGTCGCCATGACGGGGGACGGCGTCAACGACGCCCTCGCGATCAAGGCCGCCGACCTGGGGATCGCGATGGGTTCGGGCGCCGCCGCCACGAGAGCCGTCGCGCGCATCGTGCTGCTGGACGGCCGGTTCTCGCGCCTCCCCGGCGTCGTGGCCGAAGGGCGCCGGGTGATCGCCAACATCGAGCGCGTGTCGATGCTGTTCTTCACCAAGACGGCATATGCGACCACCCTGGCGGTGCTGTTCGGTGTGCTGCTCCTGCCCTTCCCCTTCCTGCCGCGGCAGCTGTCGATCACCGACGGGCTCACCATCGGCATCCCGGCGTTCTTCCTCGCGCTGCTGCCGAACGCGCGACGCTACGTTCCCGGGCTGCTCAGGCGTTCGCTGTCGTTCGCGGTTCCTGCCGGGCTCGCGATCGCGGCCGCGCTCCTGGTCTACGACCTGGGCGCGCGCCGGCTCGGCATGGACGAGGCCGCCGTGCGCAGCGGCGCGACGATCATCCTCGCCGTGGTGGGGATCTGGGTGCTCGCGGTGCTCGCGCGTCCGATCACGCCGGTGAAGGCGATGGTCGTGGGGGCGATGTTCGTCGCCCTCGTCGCCGTCTTCACGGTGCCGCAGTCGACGGAGTTCTTCGAGCTCGTCGACCCGGGGGAATCGGGCGCGTGGCTGGTCACGGTCACCACGGTCACGACGGTGCTCGTGATCGAGGTGGTGCGCCTGTTCCACCGGCGGTACCTCGCGCGTGCGCTCGCCGGCGTGGCGTGA
- a CDS encoding carbohydrate ABC transporter permease, producing the protein MSSSVAPVDLPTPDGKDEYRIAIAGTATSRTKRRLTSRGATVAALIIAILWTIPTFGLLVSSFRPAELIQETGWWTIFQNPGFTLDNYRDVLLSPSQSSPQLGAYFVNSLAIAIPATIFPLVFASMAAYAFAWMRFRFSNGLFIFIFALQIVPIQMALVPLLQTFSVWLRPGQQWLHDVIPFIPEQNYLPLWIAHTIFALPLTIFLLHNFISEIPGDVIEAARVDGASHTQIFFRVVIPLATPAIASVAIFQFLWVWNDLLVALIFSGGTQDVAPLTQRLAEMVGSRGQDWQRLTAGAFVSLIVPLIVFFSLQRYFVRGLLAGSTKG; encoded by the coding sequence ATGAGCAGCAGTGTCGCCCCCGTCGACCTCCCCACCCCCGACGGCAAGGACGAGTACCGGATCGCCATCGCCGGCACGGCGACGTCACGGACCAAGCGGCGGCTGACCTCCCGCGGCGCCACGGTGGCTGCCCTGATCATCGCCATCCTGTGGACGATCCCCACGTTCGGGTTGCTCGTCTCGTCCTTCCGCCCGGCCGAGCTGATCCAGGAGACCGGCTGGTGGACGATCTTCCAGAACCCCGGTTTCACGCTCGACAACTACCGTGACGTGCTGCTGTCGCCGTCGCAGTCCTCGCCGCAGCTGGGCGCGTACTTCGTCAACTCCCTCGCGATCGCGATCCCGGCCACGATCTTCCCCCTCGTGTTCGCCTCGATGGCGGCCTACGCCTTCGCGTGGATGCGGTTCCGCTTCTCCAACGGGCTGTTCATCTTCATCTTCGCGCTGCAGATCGTGCCCATCCAGATGGCGCTGGTCCCGCTCCTGCAGACGTTCTCGGTGTGGCTGCGGCCGGGCCAGCAGTGGCTGCACGATGTCATCCCGTTCATCCCCGAGCAGAACTATCTGCCGCTGTGGATCGCGCACACGATCTTCGCGCTGCCGCTGACGATCTTCCTGCTGCACAACTTCATCTCCGAGATCCCCGGTGACGTCATCGAGGCCGCTCGTGTGGACGGCGCCAGCCACACCCAGATCTTCTTCCGCGTCGTGATCCCGCTCGCAACTCCCGCCATCGCGTCGGTGGCGATCTTCCAGTTCCTGTGGGTGTGGAACGACCTGCTGGTCGCCCTCATCTTCTCCGGCGGAACGCAGGATGTCGCCCCGCTCACCCAGCGCCTGGCCGAGATGGTGGGCTCTCGCGGGCAGGACTGGCAGCGACTGACCGCCGGCGCGTTCGTCTCGCTGATCGTGCCGCTGATCGTGTTCTTCTCCCTGCAGCGCTACTTCGTGCGCGGCCTGCTGGCCGGAAGCACCAAGGGCTGA
- a CDS encoding carbohydrate ABC transporter permease, which translates to MTTADLIGKILQVVLGLVVFAAILGIIVLLMGRAPRRGRTAWQLLWFLLPALLLLAVGLVWPAIRTTLLAFQDNSGNFSWNNFAWMFTQPAAIRTLINTVIWVLLVPTFSTALGLAYAVFIDKSRGEKIYKALVFMPMAISFVGAGIIWRFVYEYRSAGREQIGLLNALSVAFGGDPVQWLQTDPINTVLLIVVMIWIQTGFAMVVLSAAIKGIPTEQIEAAQLDGTNAWQRFMNVTVPGIRGSLVVVLTTISIATLKVFDIVRTMTGGNFNTSVVANEMYVQAFRASEVGRGSALAVILFVLVLPIVIYNVNVLRKQREIR; encoded by the coding sequence ATGACAACCGCTGATCTCATCGGGAAGATCCTTCAGGTGGTGCTCGGCCTCGTGGTCTTCGCCGCCATCCTGGGGATCATCGTCCTCCTGATGGGCCGTGCGCCTCGTCGCGGGCGCACCGCCTGGCAGCTGCTGTGGTTCCTCCTGCCCGCGCTGCTCCTGCTGGCGGTGGGGCTGGTGTGGCCCGCGATCCGGACGACGCTGCTGGCGTTCCAGGACAACAGCGGCAACTTCAGCTGGAACAACTTCGCGTGGATGTTCACGCAGCCGGCGGCCATCCGCACCCTCATCAACACCGTCATCTGGGTGCTCCTGGTGCCCACCTTCTCCACCGCTCTGGGGCTCGCGTACGCGGTCTTCATCGACAAGTCGCGCGGAGAGAAGATCTACAAGGCGCTCGTCTTCATGCCGATGGCGATCTCGTTCGTCGGGGCCGGCATCATCTGGCGCTTCGTGTATGAATACCGCTCGGCGGGCCGCGAGCAGATCGGCCTGCTCAACGCCCTCTCGGTTGCGTTCGGCGGCGACCCGGTGCAGTGGCTGCAGACCGACCCGATCAACACCGTGCTGCTCATCGTCGTGATGATCTGGATCCAGACCGGGTTCGCGATGGTCGTGCTCAGCGCCGCGATCAAGGGCATCCCGACCGAGCAGATCGAGGCCGCCCAGCTGGACGGCACCAACGCATGGCAGCGGTTCATGAACGTGACCGTCCCTGGTATCCGCGGATCCCTCGTGGTGGTGCTCACGACCATCTCGATCGCGACCCTGAAGGTCTTCGACATCGTCCGCACGATGACCGGCGGCAACTTCAACACGAGCGTCGTGGCGAACGAGATGTACGTGCAGGCGTTCCGCGCGAGCGAAGTGGGCCGCGGCTCAGCCCTGGCCGTCATCCTCTTCGTGCTCGTGCTCCCCATCGTCATCTACAACGTGAACGTGCTTCGCAAGCAGAGGGAGATCCGATGA
- a CDS encoding ABC transporter substrate-binding protein translates to MGMSQHRRLWAPLALVGVAGLALAGCTGDIEAGGDDVDCADYEDYGTFEDATVTIGGTILDLEADRLVESWSDFASCTGIEINYQGSSEFEAQIAVLAEGGNAPDIGIVPQPGLLARLAAGGWIVPASQPVIDNIDEGWDPIWKEYATIDGTTYAAPLMASIKGYIWYSPAQFEDNGWEVPTTLDEMMELSETIASDSGHQPWCVGLESGEATGWPGTDWIEDFVLRQAGADFYDQWVTHEVPFNSPEVVTAFDSVGEYLKSDEMVNGGFGDVSTQISTPFQEAGLPILDDECSLHHQASFYETFWNPDGGDDITVAPDGDVFAFLMPPVDADDPQAVTGGGEFPVAFREAEEVEAVRTYLASALWANNRVSLGGVISANKGLDPANASSPLLEQSIEILQSPDTEFRFDGSDLMPGAVGSAAFWRGIVEWIGGQSTQTVVDEVEASWPTS, encoded by the coding sequence ATGGGCATGTCACAGCACCGTCGCCTTTGGGCGCCGCTCGCACTCGTCGGCGTCGCCGGCTTGGCGCTTGCCGGTTGTACCGGTGACATCGAGGCCGGGGGCGACGACGTCGACTGCGCCGACTACGAGGACTACGGCACGTTCGAGGACGCCACCGTCACCATCGGCGGAACGATCCTCGACCTGGAGGCCGACCGTCTGGTGGAGTCGTGGAGCGACTTCGCCTCGTGCACCGGCATCGAGATCAACTACCAGGGCTCGAGCGAGTTCGAGGCCCAGATCGCGGTCCTCGCCGAGGGTGGCAACGCCCCCGACATCGGCATCGTGCCGCAGCCGGGCCTGCTGGCCCGTCTCGCCGCCGGCGGCTGGATCGTGCCGGCGTCCCAGCCGGTGATCGACAACATCGACGAGGGCTGGGACCCGATCTGGAAGGAATACGCCACGATCGACGGCACGACGTACGCCGCGCCGCTGATGGCGAGCATCAAGGGGTACATCTGGTACTCGCCGGCTCAGTTCGAGGACAACGGCTGGGAGGTCCCGACGACCCTCGACGAGATGATGGAGCTGTCCGAGACGATCGCATCCGACTCCGGCCACCAGCCGTGGTGCGTGGGTCTGGAATCCGGCGAGGCGACCGGCTGGCCGGGCACCGACTGGATCGAGGACTTCGTGCTGCGCCAGGCCGGCGCGGACTTCTACGACCAGTGGGTCACGCACGAAGTTCCGTTCAACTCGCCCGAGGTCGTCACCGCGTTCGACTCGGTCGGCGAGTACCTCAAGAGCGATGAGATGGTCAACGGCGGATTCGGCGACGTCTCCACGCAGATCAGCACGCCGTTCCAGGAGGCGGGTCTGCCCATCCTCGACGACGAGTGCTCGCTGCACCACCAGGCCTCGTTCTACGAGACCTTCTGGAACCCGGACGGCGGAGACGACATCACCGTCGCACCCGACGGCGACGTCTTCGCGTTCCTGATGCCCCCCGTCGACGCCGACGACCCGCAGGCGGTCACCGGTGGCGGCGAGTTCCCGGTGGCGTTCCGCGAGGCCGAAGAGGTCGAGGCCGTGCGGACCTACCTCGCCAGCGCCCTGTGGGCGAACAACCGCGTGAGCCTGGGCGGCGTCATCAGCGCCAACAAGGGACTCGACCCGGCCAACGCCTCCAGCCCGCTGCTGGAGCAGTCCATCGAGATCCTGCAGAGCCCCGACACCGAGTTCCGCTTCGACGGTTCCGACCTGATGCCCGGCGCCGTCGGTTCCGCGGCGTTCTGGCGGGGCATCGTCGAGTGGATCGGCGGACAGAGCACGCAGACGGTGGTCGATGAAGTCGAGGCCAGCTGGCCCACCAGCTGA
- a CDS encoding LacI family DNA-binding transcriptional regulator: protein MSGISDVARIAGVSKSTASRALTGSGYVSEQTRRRVAEVAASLGYVPSTSAVSLATGRMQSVAVLVPTVARWFFAQVLGGVQSALLERNLDLTLYEAPPGTQERRRILEDFLPRRRFDGLIAVGLEPAEGELEQLQRIGRPVVSVVGATGPSSLVTVDDVHAARRATEHLIALGHRFIVFLGGDTDDHFAHVDRLRLRGYQEAMADAGLAAHIRHVGSGVSIPEGYAAAVDLLGETRARPTALVAACDEVAIGAIIASRRLAIAVPGDLSVVGIDDHEYAEMFSLTTLRQLPREQGRAAVDLLLRTIGDPARAREELLLQARLVVRSSTAPADPAPAIAVSDTHPPR, encoded by the coding sequence ATGAGCGGAATCTCCGACGTCGCGCGCATCGCCGGCGTTTCCAAATCCACGGCCAGCCGCGCACTCACGGGCAGTGGATACGTGTCCGAGCAGACGCGTCGCCGCGTGGCCGAGGTCGCCGCCTCCCTGGGATACGTGCCGTCCACCAGCGCGGTGAGCCTGGCCACCGGTCGGATGCAGTCCGTCGCCGTGCTCGTACCCACCGTGGCCCGGTGGTTCTTCGCCCAGGTGCTGGGGGGCGTGCAGTCCGCGCTGCTGGAGCGCAACCTCGACCTCACCCTCTACGAGGCCCCGCCCGGAACGCAGGAGCGCCGCCGCATCCTCGAGGACTTCCTCCCCCGCCGGCGGTTCGACGGACTGATCGCCGTCGGGCTGGAGCCGGCCGAAGGAGAGCTCGAGCAGCTCCAGCGGATCGGACGCCCCGTGGTGAGCGTCGTGGGCGCCACGGGCCCGTCGAGCCTGGTCACCGTCGACGACGTGCACGCGGCCCGGCGCGCGACGGAGCACCTCATCGCCCTCGGGCATCGCTTCATCGTCTTCCTCGGTGGCGACACCGACGACCACTTCGCGCACGTGGACCGCCTCCGTCTGCGCGGTTACCAGGAGGCGATGGCCGACGCGGGGCTGGCCGCGCACATCCGCCACGTCGGCTCGGGGGTCAGCATCCCCGAGGGATACGCCGCAGCGGTCGATCTGCTCGGAGAGACCCGCGCGCGCCCCACCGCACTCGTCGCGGCGTGCGACGAAGTGGCCATCGGGGCGATCATCGCCTCCCGCCGCCTCGCGATCGCCGTGCCGGGCGACCTCAGCGTCGTCGGCATCGACGATCACGAGTACGCGGAGATGTTCTCCCTCACGACGCTGCGCCAGCTCCCGCGCGAGCAGGGCCGCGCCGCGGTCGACCTGCTGCTGCGCACGATCGGCGACCCGGCGCGGGCGCGGGAGGAACTGCTCCTGCAGGCGCGACTGGTCGTGCGCAGTTCGACGGCACCGGCGGACCCGGCTCCGGCCATCGCCGTCTCCGACACGCACCCCCCGCGCTGA
- the rplL gene encoding 50S ribosomal protein L7/L12, with translation MAKLSTEELLDAFKELTLIELSEFVKAFEETFDVTAAAPVAVAAAGAPAGGAPAEEEEVKDSFDVVLESVGDKKIQVIKVVRELTSLGLGEAKAVVDGAPKPVLEGANKETAEKAKAALEEAGASVTLK, from the coding sequence ATGGCAAAGCTCAGCACTGAGGAGCTGCTCGACGCGTTCAAGGAGCTCACCCTCATCGAGCTCAGCGAGTTCGTGAAGGCGTTCGAGGAGACCTTCGACGTCACCGCCGCCGCGCCCGTCGCGGTCGCCGCTGCCGGCGCTCCCGCCGGTGGTGCCCCCGCCGAGGAGGAAGAGGTCAAGGACTCCTTCGACGTCGTCCTCGAGTCGGTCGGCGACAAGAAGATCCAGGTCATCAAGGTCGTCCGCGAGCTCACCTCGCTCGGCCTGGGTGAGGCCAAGGCCGTCGTCGACGGCGCGCCCAAGCCCGTTCTCGAAGGTGCCAACAAGGAGACCGCCGAGAAGGCCAAGGCTGCCCTCGAGGAGGCCGGCGCTTCGGTGACCCTGAAGTAA
- the rplJ gene encoding 50S ribosomal protein L10 — protein MAQKEASVAELTKHFEDSTAVLLTEYRGLTVAELKELRNSIRQDAEYAVVKNTLTKIAAGNAGVTGLDDDLKGPSAIAFVHGDPVTVAKGLRAFAKAHPHLVIKGGFFDGASLTADEVNKLADLESREVLLAKLAGAMKATMTKAAYVFNALPSKAVRTVDALREKQESAA, from the coding sequence ATGGCGCAGAAGGAAGCATCGGTCGCCGAGCTCACGAAGCATTTCGAGGACTCGACCGCCGTTCTGCTGACCGAGTACCGCGGGCTGACGGTTGCCGAGCTCAAAGAGCTCCGCAACAGCATCCGTCAGGACGCGGAATACGCCGTGGTGAAGAACACGCTGACCAAGATCGCCGCAGGCAATGCGGGGGTCACGGGACTGGACGACGACCTCAAGGGTCCGTCGGCCATCGCGTTCGTGCACGGTGACCCTGTCACCGTCGCGAAGGGTCTGCGTGCCTTCGCCAAGGCACACCCTCACCTCGTGATCAAGGGCGGCTTCTTCGACGGAGCATCCCTGACCGCGGATGAGGTCAACAAGCTCGCCGATCTCGAGAGCCGTGAAGTCCTGCTGGCGAAGCTCGCCGGTGCGATGAAGGCGACGATGACCAAGGCGGCGTACGTCTTCAATGCGCTCCCGTCGAAGGCCGTCCGCACGGTCGACGCGCTGCGCGAGAAGCAGGAGTCCGCGGCCTGA
- a CDS encoding YqaJ viral recombinase family protein, protein MTPELAARIVADSRDRVAWIRARSRGITATDVASLTSERAIAKAADQKLGGGSRFSGNAYTAHGRLREPEIAAWVAATHGIQPSSALFHAVVEKRHLATPDGVGVDAAGRVVLAEIKTTNKAWRSIPRPYLRQVWWQQHVLGAERTLVTWEVHDGFVPVDDEPRCQWVDRDQREIDALVGLATALIDELHRRTMRARQGAAPAPPPREAFRALALAE, encoded by the coding sequence GTGACCCCCGAACTCGCCGCCCGGATCGTCGCGGATTCCCGTGACCGCGTGGCGTGGATCCGGGCCCGCTCCCGGGGTATCACCGCGACCGACGTGGCCTCGCTCACCAGCGAGCGCGCGATCGCGAAGGCAGCGGATCAGAAGCTGGGCGGCGGATCGCGGTTCTCCGGAAATGCCTACACGGCGCACGGGCGGCTCCGCGAGCCCGAGATCGCCGCGTGGGTCGCTGCCACCCACGGCATCCAGCCCTCCTCCGCGCTGTTCCACGCGGTCGTGGAGAAGCGGCACCTGGCGACCCCCGACGGGGTGGGGGTGGATGCGGCGGGCCGCGTCGTGCTCGCCGAGATCAAGACGACGAACAAGGCCTGGCGCAGCATCCCGCGCCCCTATCTGCGGCAGGTGTGGTGGCAGCAGCACGTCCTGGGCGCGGAGCGGACACTCGTCACGTGGGAGGTGCACGACGGGTTCGTGCCGGTGGACGACGAGCCGCGCTGCCAGTGGGTCGACCGCGACCAGCGTGAGATCGATGCACTCGTGGGGCTGGCCACGGCCCTCATCGACGAACTGCACCGACGGACGATGCGCGCTCGCCAGGGCGCCGCGCCCGCACCGCCGCCCCGAGAGGCGTTCCGCGCGCTCGCGCTGGCGGAATGA